The genomic interval GGCGCAAGAAAATGTTGATGTGAACATCGCCATCATCAACAACAGCTATTTGGGCATGGTGCGCCAATGGCAAGAATTCTTCTATGAGGAACGCTACAACGCAACACCGCTGCGCAACCCAGATTTCTGCATGTTGGCTGCCGCCTATGGGATTCCCGCCTTCCGTGTGACCAACCGCGAGGAAATTCCCGATGCGGTGGCAAAGGCACAGAGCATCAAGGGTCCGACCCTTGTGGAGTTCCGCGTTGAATCCGCCGATATTGTTTACCCGATGGTGCCTGCCGGAGCCGATTTGCATGCGATGATCCGCCGCCCGATGAACCTACCGGACTGGTCAGAGAATCACTAGAACATACGACGGGCACGCACCATGCGCCCCAACCACAGCCTAATTTTGACATCCAAAGGGAAGGATACCCCTGCATGAAACATACCTTAGTTGCCCTTGTGGAAAACGAACCGGGCGTCTTAAATCGCGTCGTCAGTTTGTTCCGGCGGCGCAACTTCAATATTGACAGCCTGACCGTCGGGCGGACGGAAGACCCGAACATCTCGCGCATGACCATTGTCCTGGATAGCAATGTGACCCGTGCGTACCAAGTGGAAAAGAACCTCTACAAGCTGGTGAACGTGATCAAGGTGCTGGATGTGACCGAAAAACCCTTCATCAGCCGCGATCTGGCGCTAGTGAAAGTTTCCGCTGGGGGAGGCGCAGAGGGCGTCGCCGCACAGTTCGGCGCACGGGTGCTGGATACTACCGACGGCATGACCATGTACGAACTCTCTGCCGAAGAATCCCATGTTGAGGCATTTGTGGACGCCCTACGCCCCTTTGGGATTGTGGAAGTAGTGCGGACGGGCGTTGTGGCGATGGGGCAAGGGAACGTTGTCACACGGGTAGACCCCGAAACAGAAGATGCCCTTCTGGACACGGTGGAAGGGTAGTGGTTCGTCAAAACCCTACCCGCTGCTCTAATTCTTTCCTCGTTTATAGGGAGGGGAGAGGGGCTTTGAAAAAAATCCTTCGAGGGGTTAAAACCCTACCCCGCTACAATAACCCTGTGTATTTTGCGCGGGCGGCGCTTTGATCCGCCCTTTACCGGCTTTTCTAAGGAGTCAACAACCCTATCATGGCAACGCTTTACTACGATAAGGACGCCGATCTTGGGCTGCTCGCGGATAAAACCGTCGCGGTTATCGGCTATGGCAGTCAGGGTCATGCCCACGCGCTGAACCTTCGGGATAGCGGTGTGAAGGTCGTCGTCGGGCTGCACGAGGGCAGCAAATCGCGGGCGAAGGCAGAAGCAGACGGGCTGACCGTTCTCAGCGTCCCCGCTGCGGCAGAGGCGGCGAACGTAATTATGATTTTGATCCCCGACACGAAACAGGCGGAAGTCTACCGTCGGGATATTGCCCCCCACCTGAAGGCGGGCGATACGCTCATGTTTGCACACGGGTTCAACATTCGTTTTGGGCAGATTGTGCCGCCAGAAAACATCAATGTGGCGATGGTTGCCCCGAAGGGTCCCGGACACCGCGTCCGCGAAACCTATACCGAGGGGGGCGGAACGCCCTGCCTGTACGCCGTCTATCAAGACCCATCGGGGAATACAAAAGCGCTTGCCCTTGCCTATGCGAAAGCGATTGGCGGGACGCGGGCGGGCGTCTTGGAAACGACCTTTGCCGAGGAAACCGAGACCGACCTGTTTGGCGAGCAAACGATCCTCTGCGGCGGCGTGACGGCGCTGGTCAAGGCGGCGTTCGAGACACTCGTAGAGGCGGGCTACCAACCGGAAGTCGCCTACTTTGAGTGCCTTCACGAACTGAAACTCATTGTGGACTTGCTCTAT from Anaerolineales bacterium carries:
- the ilvC gene encoding ketol-acid reductoisomerase, whose protein sequence is MATLYYDKDADLGLLADKTVAVIGYGSQGHAHALNLRDSGVKVVVGLHEGSKSRAKAEADGLTVLSVPAAAEAANVIMILIPDTKQAEVYRRDIAPHLKAGDTLMFAHGFNIRFGQIVPPENINVAMVAPKGPGHRVRETYTEGGGTPCLYAVYQDPSGNTKALALAYAKAIGGTRAGVLETTFAEETETDLFGEQTILCGGVTALVKAAFETLVEAGYQPEVAYFECLHELKLIVDLLYQGGMNYMWYSVSDTAEYGGYVTGRRMVTDETRKEMKQVLTEIQNGSFAETWIEENATGLKHFKELRQVDRTHQVEDVGARLREMMPFLKPKRLKDYDPNA
- the ilvN gene encoding acetolactate synthase small subunit, which encodes MKHTLVALVENEPGVLNRVVSLFRRRNFNIDSLTVGRTEDPNISRMTIVLDSNVTRAYQVEKNLYKLVNVIKVLDVTEKPFISRDLALVKVSAGGGAEGVAAQFGARVLDTTDGMTMYELSAEESHVEAFVDALRPFGIVEVVRTGVVAMGQGNVVTRVDPETEDALLDTVEG